The Planctomycetota bacterium genome segment GCCGGAACTCACGTACGCCCACTCGCCGCCACCCACCGCGGGGACGGCCGCCACCGCGCTGGCCGTGTCGTGCGTCGCGGGGAAGTGGACCGCCGTGCCCCCGAAACGGCCGGCAGGAGCGCCCGGCATGGCGATCTTGCCGAAAAGGCGTTCCGGCAGACCCAGCGCCCGGACCAGGTCGCCGTCCCAGTCGCGGGCCCTGGCGTTCAGCAGGCCCGTCGTGCTCGAAATGCTATACTCGGCCCGCGCCTCGCCCGTCAGCAGGTACGTCACGAGTTCCGGCATCAGGAGCATCCGGGCGGCGCGCCGGATCATCTCCGGACGCTTCTGCTGTTCGGCGACCAGTTGGAAGACGGTGTTGAACGCCAGTTCCTGAAGGCCGGTGATGGCGTAGAGGCGATCCCGGGGGACGAGGCGATAGACATAGGGGACGGCGTCCTGGTGGCGCGCGTCGCGGTAGGCGAACGGCAGGTCCAGCAAGTCGCCGCGCTCGTCGATCAGCCCGTAATCCACGCCCCAGGTGTCGATGCCGAGGCTGTCCACCCGGCCGGAGGCCGCGATGCCCCGCCGGACCTCCTCCACGAGCGCCGGCACGTCCCACCGTTTCGTCCCGTTGACGTCCCGCGGGCCGTTGGCGAAGCGATAGGTCTCCTCCAGTTCGATCCGCCCTCGCTCGACCGTGCCGACGATCATCCGTCCGCTTGAAGCCCCAAGGTCAATCGCAAGGATTCTCACCGGTTGCTCCTGACGCTAGAACTGGTTTCCTAATCTCTTGCGCGGCGGTTCTCCTGAACCGCCGCGATTTCCAGGACTTTTGGGAGGGTGGCGGGTCAGGAGACCCGCCACCCTTTAGTTATGAAACCAGTTCTCGGCGCTTTCAGAGGCGCGCTCCGTGGTGGGCTGCTCACGAGACGACGTTCTGCGGCCGGCCCGCCAGGAACGCCCGCACGTTCGCGACGACGGTTTTCATCATCCGCTCGCGCGCCGCCCGCGTGGCCCACGCGAAGTGCGGCGTGATGAAGCAGTTTTTCGCCGCGAGCAGCGGATTGTCGGCCTTCGGCGGCTCGGTCGAGAGAACATCGAGGCCCGCGCCGGCGATGCGGCCGGAGTTCAGCGCGTCGGCCAGGTCGCGCTCGTTGACGACGGGCCCCCGGCTCGTGTTGATGAGGAACGCCGTCGGCTTCATCAGCGCCAGCCGCTTCGCGTTCACCAAGCCTTCGGTTTCCGGCGTCAGGGGGCAGTGCAGGCTCACGACGTCGCTTCGGCGTAAGAGCGTCGCGAGGTCCACAAACTCGACGCCGGGCTCCGCCGTCGGCGTCCGCGCGTGCACCAGGACGCGCATCCCGAACGCCCGCGCCAGTTCCGCCACCGCCCGGCCCGTCCGCCCGAACCCGACGATCCCCATCACGAGGCCTTCGAGTTCCACAAGCGGCCAGTCCCAGTACGCGAAGTCCTTGCTTGCCGTCCACCGCCCCTCGCGGACGGTCCGCGCGTGGTGCCCGACGTGGTGCGCCAGTTCCAGCACCAGCGCCATCACCAGTTGCGCCACGGAACGCGTCGAATAGGCCGGCACGTTCGTCACCACGATTCCCCGCTCGCGCGCCGCGGCCGTGTCCACGACGTTGTACCCTGTCGCGAGGACGCCGATGTACTTAAGGGCCGGCAGCCGGGCCATCACCGCGCCGTCGAGGACGACCTTGTTGGTCAAAACGACCTCGGCCCCCGCCGCTCGCTCCACGACACTTTCCGGCGGCGTCCGCTCGTACACCGTGCACTCG includes the following:
- a CDS encoding rhamnulokinase — encoded protein: MRILAIDLGASSGRMIVGTVERGRIELEETYRFANGPRDVNGTKRWDVPALVEEVRRGIAASGRVDSLGIDTWGVDYGLIDERGDLLDLPFAYRDARHQDAVPYVYRLVPRDRLYAITGLQELAFNTVFQLVAEQQKRPEMIRRAARMLLMPELVTYLLTGEARAEYSISSTTGLLNARARDWDGDLVRALGLPERLFGKIAMPGAPAGRFGGTAVHFPATHDTASAVAAVPAVGGGEWAYVSSGTWSLMGAELEEPVLTPEASASNFTNEGGVDGTIRFLKNINGLWLIQECRRLWAEQGKAMTFSEIAAAAEASDYGETIDPNAARFFAPRNMPEEIVQDLASRGAPLPRSEADIARCCYLSLAGAYQRELDRLQHVTGRRFERLHIVGGGCQARLLNQMTADAVRIPVYAGPTEATALGNIAVQARALGHFANLEESRRAIAEAFPPEVYAPSDA
- a CDS encoding D-2-hydroxyacid dehydrogenase, producing the protein MKIVVLDGYTMNPGDLSWEDLEGLGECTVYERTPPESVVERAAGAEVVLTNKVVLDGAVMARLPALKYIGVLATGYNVVDTAAARERGIVVTNVPAYSTRSVAQLVMALVLELAHHVGHHARTVREGRWTASKDFAYWDWPLVELEGLVMGIVGFGRTGRAVAELARAFGMRVLVHARTPTAEPGVEFVDLATLLRRSDVVSLHCPLTPETEGLVNAKRLALMKPTAFLINTSRGPVVNERDLADALNSGRIAGAGLDVLSTEPPKADNPLLAAKNCFITPHFAWATRAARERMMKTVVANVRAFLAGRPQNVVS